In one window of Fusobacteria bacterium ZRK30 DNA:
- the cobJ gene encoding precorrin-3B C(17)-methyltransferase, translated as MEKGKIYVVGMGPGNKDNMSFKAFDSMNRSDILIGHKTYISLVEDMFPEKELIRSAMKKEIDRCNETLKLAESGKTVALISSGESGVYGMAGIMLEVALDSDIEVEIVPGITASNAGASVVGAPIMHDHATISLSDLLTDWELITKRIDLASQGDFVISYYNPKSFSRTTQIVEAREIMLRHKKKDTPVAIVRNAKRDGEEHVITTLEDMLNHEINMFTVVIVGNSKTYVKNGKMITPRGYKL; from the coding sequence ATGGAAAAAGGAAAAATATATGTAGTTGGAATGGGGCCTGGAAATAAGGACAATATGAGTTTTAAAGCCTTTGATTCTATGAATAGATCGGATATATTAATTGGACATAAGACATATATTTCATTGGTAGAAGATATGTTTCCTGAAAAGGAGCTAATCAGATCTGCTATGAAAAAAGAGATAGACAGATGCAACGAAACATTAAAACTTGCTGAAAGCGGGAAAACTGTAGCTTTAATCAGTAGTGGTGAATCAGGAGTCTATGGAATGGCAGGAATTATGTTAGAGGTAGCTTTAGACAGTGATATTGAGGTAGAGATAGTACCGGGGATTACAGCTTCTAATGCTGGAGCAAGTGTTGTAGGAGCTCCTATAATGCACGATCATGCAACGATTAGTCTGAGTGACCTGTTAACTGACTGGGAGTTAATAACAAAGAGAATAGATTTAGCTTCTCAAGGTGATTTTGTAATTTCATACTATAACCCTAAGAGTTTTTCCAGAACTACTCAAATTGTAGAAGCAAGGGAGATTATGTTAAGACATAAAAAGAAAGATACTCCTGTAGCAATTGTAAGAAATGCCAAAAGAGACGGAGAAGAGCATGTTATAACTACATTGGAAGATATGTTAAACCACGAGATAAATATGTTTACTGTGGTAATAGTAGGAAACTCTAAAACTTATGTAAAAAATGGGAAAATGATAACACCTAGAGGGTATAAACTTTGA
- the cobK gene encoding precorrin-6A reductase: MILLAGGTKDSRVIAEKLLRDKHKIIVTTATEYGGQLISHLDLEVRVARLDLKGLENLANEMNITQIVDATHPYAIEISNNLLKLSTILGVPYYRYERSMLEYKKENSFYNLEELINFLEGVRGNILLTLGSNNINKFKDLKNKKSIYIRVLPTEYAIKKCEDAGFRPSQILGLQGPFNTTFNEAIYKNYDIKYVVTKESGATGGELEKVEAASNLGVRVVVLKRPIVQYRNLYNEIDDLIGAIK; this comes from the coding sequence TTGATCTTACTTGCTGGAGGAACTAAAGATTCCAGAGTAATAGCTGAAAAGCTTTTAAGGGATAAGCATAAGATCATAGTGACTACAGCTACAGAGTATGGGGGCCAGCTGATCTCTCACTTAGATTTAGAAGTCAGGGTAGCAAGATTGGATCTAAAAGGTCTGGAGAATCTGGCTAATGAGATGAATATAACTCAAATAGTAGATGCTACCCATCCCTATGCCATAGAGATTTCTAATAATTTACTTAAATTATCAACAATTTTAGGAGTACCATATTATAGATACGAAAGAAGTATGTTAGAATATAAAAAAGAGAATAGTTTTTATAATTTAGAGGAGTTAATTAATTTTTTAGAGGGTGTAAGGGGAAATATATTACTTACTTTAGGAAGTAATAACATCAATAAGTTTAAAGATTTAAAAAACAAAAAATCTATCTATATCAGGGTACTTCCTACTGAATACGCCATAAAAAAATGTGAGGATGCAGGATTTAGACCCTCACAGATATTAGGTCTTCAAGGGCCCTTTAATACGACCTTCAACGAGGCTATCTACAAAAATTATGATATAAAATATGTCGTAACCAAGGAGAGCGGTGCCACAGGTGGGGAGCTGGAAAAAGTAGAAGCAGCTTCTAACTTAGGAGTTAGGGTAGTAGTTTTAAAAAGACCTATAGTTCAGTATAGAAACCTTTATAATGAGATAGATGATCTGATAGGAGCGATTAAATGA
- the cbiB gene encoding adenosylcobinamide-phosphate synthase CbiB, which translates to MRVENIILTGFILDLVFGDPRSLLHPVVVIGRIITFLEKILYKYKKIGGIILNLIVVGLTIGVTYLISGYLEIIEIYLIYTIFATRSLALEGVKVFNILKKKDMQLARKELSYLVSRDTGYMQEKDIVRSVMETISENTVDGIISPLFFMVVGYLIAPATPLGVALAMGYKAINTLDSMVGYKNEKYKDFGWFSARVDDVANVIPARLTGGLLIPISAFFLRYDFKNSWKVFFRDRYNHASPNSAQSESAVAGALGVQFGGATSYFGRLKEKPTIGDKKKEFELMDIKRNIKLMYGSSILGMGMAYAVLMLNSLN; encoded by the coding sequence ATGAGAGTTGAAAATATAATATTGACTGGATTTATTCTAGATCTTGTATTTGGAGATCCCAGGAGTTTATTACATCCAGTGGTAGTAATAGGGAGAATCATTACTTTTTTAGAAAAAATATTATATAAATATAAAAAAATAGGCGGAATAATATTAAATTTAATAGTTGTAGGATTGACTATTGGTGTAACATATCTAATTTCAGGTTATCTGGAGATAATTGAGATCTATCTGATATATACTATATTTGCTACCAGATCGCTGGCTCTTGAGGGAGTGAAAGTATTTAATATATTGAAGAAAAAAGATATGCAGCTGGCAAGAAAGGAGCTTTCCTACTTAGTCAGCCGTGATACCGGCTATATGCAGGAGAAGGATATCGTCAGAAGTGTTATGGAAACTATCTCTGAAAATACGGTGGACGGAATAATATCACCATTATTTTTTATGGTAGTAGGATATTTAATAGCACCTGCAACTCCCCTTGGAGTGGCCCTAGCAATGGGATATAAGGCTATTAATACATTGGATTCTATGGTAGGGTATAAAAATGAAAAGTATAAAGATTTTGGATGGTTTTCAGCCCGTGTAGATGATGTGGCTAATGTGATTCCTGCCAGGTTAACCGGAGGGTTACTTATCCCTATATCGGCATTCTTTCTTAGGTATGATTTTAAAAATTCATGGAAGGTATTTTTTAGAGACAGATATAATCATGCCAGCCCAAATTCAGCACAATCTGAATCAGCTGTAGCAGGAGCATTAGGGGTTCAATTTGGAGGAGCTACCAGTTATTTTGGCAGACTGAAGGAGAAACCCACAATAGGGGATAAGAAAAAAGAGTTTGAATTAATGGATATAAAGAGAAATATCAAACTGATGTATGGATCATCTATACTAGGTATGGGGATGGCTTATGCTGTACTCATGCTAAATAGTTTAAACTAA
- a CDS encoding aminotransferase class I/II-fold pyridoxal phosphate-dependent enzyme, protein MELHGGNIYKLKREKGLEVLDYSANINPMGLSDRLKEEIGKNLNLLEKYPDPDYLEMKEVIAKHNKVEVENIIVGNGATEIMFLYAKNLKPKKVLIISPTFAEYERALKTVNCEIDYFQLKEEEDFILNISRLKKTLDDSYDLLVVCNPNNPTGKFIDKVILDDLALSCKDKGVSILLDEAFIEFVDGSMDRSLVEYKHKNVFIVRALTKFFAIPGLRLGYGITFNEELKCKIEGNREPWSVNAIAELATKVLLEDSEYITKSENWIREEKRFMYEELEKIKGIKSYITETNFILVKLMTGMGVKEFREKMISLGVLVRDASNFNYLDDKYFRLAIKDRINNIKVLRCVEDAIK, encoded by the coding sequence ATGGAACTACATGGGGGAAACATATACAAATTAAAACGGGAAAAAGGTTTAGAGGTATTGGATTATAGTGCTAATATAAATCCGATGGGTCTGTCTGACAGACTGAAGGAGGAGATAGGTAAAAACTTAAATCTCCTGGAAAAATATCCCGATCCAGATTATTTGGAGATGAAAGAGGTAATAGCAAAACACAATAAAGTAGAGGTTGAAAATATAATCGTAGGAAACGGTGCCACAGAGATTATGTTTTTATATGCTAAAAACCTAAAACCTAAAAAAGTTCTTATCATCTCTCCTACCTTTGCAGAATATGAAAGAGCACTTAAAACTGTAAATTGTGAAATTGATTATTTTCAGTTAAAAGAAGAAGAAGATTTTATATTGAATATATCGAGATTAAAGAAAACTTTAGATGATTCCTATGATCTATTGGTAGTATGTAACCCAAATAATCCTACAGGGAAATTTATAGATAAGGTTATTTTAGATGACCTGGCTCTATCGTGTAAAGATAAGGGAGTAAGTATACTTTTAGATGAAGCTTTTATAGAGTTTGTAGATGGAAGTATGGATAGATCACTGGTAGAATATAAGCATAAAAATGTATTCATTGTGAGAGCTCTTACTAAATTTTTTGCTATACCTGGATTGCGTCTGGGATATGGGATAACCTTTAATGAGGAACTAAAGTGTAAGATAGAGGGAAACAGGGAACCTTGGAGTGTTAATGCAATAGCTGAATTAGCTACTAAAGTTTTGTTAGAAGACAGTGAGTATATAACTAAATCAGAGAATTGGATCAGGGAAGAAAAAAGATTCATGTATGAGGAGTTAGAAAAAATAAAAGGTATAAAATCCTATATTACAGAAACAAATTTTATCCTGGTAAAATTAATGACTGGAATGGGAGTAAAAGAATTTAGAGAAAAAATGATTTCATTGGGTGTTTTAGTCAGAGACGCCAGCAATTTCAACTATTTAGATGACAAATATTTTAGACTGGCTATAAAGGATAGAATAAATAATATAAAAGTTTTGAGGTGTGTAGAAGATGCAATTAAATAA
- the hemA gene encoding glutamyl-tRNA reductase, with the protein MQLNKFYILGVTHKDLTLKEREAFIKGGPKKIMESLVEDEIVKGYVLLETCLRVEIYMESENIELVKEKFNIGPLFVKKSGIEAVKYLFDVVCGFNSIIKGEDSILSQVRNSFLNGLEEKRTTKTLNVIFNKAIEVGKKFRHRSQVSKNAMSLEAIALKFIKGHFENLDDKRIFIVGTGEMAIAILNIFTRNNINNIVMTNRSRIRVLELKEKYDIDIVDFDDRYSEVEKSDIIISATSAPHAVLLEKEIKGLDLEREKIFLDLAVPRDIDPCIEAYPNINLYNLDHLWDVVRGNEEKREKLLKEYKYILEDQIRNLLKYCEYKGDLRCKRR; encoded by the coding sequence ATGCAATTAAATAAATTTTATATATTGGGAGTTACCCATAAGGATCTTACTTTAAAAGAGAGGGAAGCATTTATAAAGGGCGGTCCTAAAAAAATAATGGAAAGCCTGGTAGAAGATGAAATTGTTAAAGGTTATGTTTTACTTGAGACCTGTCTTAGGGTTGAGATCTATATGGAATCTGAAAATATAGAGCTGGTAAAAGAAAAATTTAATATAGGACCTCTGTTTGTTAAAAAAAGCGGGATCGAAGCTGTAAAATATTTATTTGACGTAGTCTGTGGGTTTAATTCTATCATAAAGGGGGAAGATTCTATCTTATCCCAGGTGAGAAATAGTTTTTTAAACGGGCTGGAGGAAAAACGCACTACTAAAACCTTAAATGTTATTTTTAATAAAGCTATTGAGGTGGGTAAAAAATTCCGTCATAGGAGTCAGGTTTCAAAGAATGCTATGTCCTTAGAAGCAATAGCTTTAAAATTTATAAAGGGACACTTTGAGAACTTAGATGATAAGAGGATATTCATAGTAGGAACGGGAGAAATGGCCATAGCTATACTCAATATATTTACTAGAAATAACATAAATAATATTGTCATGACAAACAGGAGCCGTATAAGGGTATTGGAATTAAAGGAGAAGTATGATATAGATATAGTTGATTTTGACGACAGATATTCTGAGGTAGAAAAATCAGATATAATTATCAGTGCAACTTCTGCACCTCATGCTGTATTGTTGGAGAAAGAGATAAAAGGGTTGGACCTGGAAAGGGAAAAAATATTTTTAGATCTGGCAGTTCCAAGAGATATAGATCCATGTATTGAAGCTTATCCAAATATAAACCTCTATAATTTGGATCATCTGTGGGATGTAGTCAGGGGCAATGAAGAAAAACGAGAGAAACTTTTAAAGGAATACAAGTATATATTAGAGGATCAAATAAGGAATTTATTAAAATATTGTGAATATAAAGGGGATTTAAGATGCAAAAGAAGATAA
- the hemC gene encoding hydroxymethylbilane synthase, producing the protein MQKKIIIGTRASILAVAQAELTKKMLLDSCDNLEVEIKKIITSGDKDQRTNWNKDNKSLKDMFVKEIERALLDGEIHLAVHSMKDMPAVSPKGLTVGAVPMREDNRDIIITNSGATLDELPQGAVIGTSSLRRVESIRSLRPDLVIEPIRGNIHTRIEKLKNENFDGIILAYAGLKRVGLKNLATEIFEPKRIMPAPAQGALCIQCREDDNFTLELLDKINHRETSLVIDAEREFSKIFGGGCTTPMGCHATIDGESIKIQGMYFHGDKIYKDEITGDKKNGKELAVKLAEMIRGQIDG; encoded by the coding sequence ATGCAAAAGAAGATAATTATTGGAACTAGAGCAAGTATTTTAGCAGTGGCTCAGGCGGAACTGACTAAAAAAATGTTGTTAGATAGCTGTGATAATTTAGAAGTGGAAATAAAAAAAATTATTACCAGTGGAGATAAAGATCAGAGGACCAACTGGAATAAAGATAATAAATCCCTTAAGGATATGTTTGTAAAGGAGATTGAAAGAGCACTGCTAGATGGAGAGATCCATCTAGCAGTACACTCTATGAAGGATATGCCAGCTGTGTCTCCTAAGGGACTTACAGTAGGAGCTGTCCCAATGAGAGAAGATAACAGGGACATTATAATAACTAATTCAGGAGCTACTTTAGATGAATTACCACAAGGTGCAGTAATAGGGACCAGTAGTTTGAGGAGGGTAGAGAGTATCAGAAGCTTGAGACCTGATCTGGTAATAGAACCTATCCGTGGAAATATCCATACCAGAATAGAAAAATTGAAAAATGAGAATTTTGACGGGATCATCCTTGCCTACGCAGGGTTAAAAAGAGTTGGGTTAAAAAACCTGGCTACTGAAATATTTGAACCCAAAAGAATAATGCCGGCACCGGCTCAGGGAGCACTATGCATCCAGTGCAGGGAAGATGATAACTTTACATTGGAACTCTTGGATAAGATAAATCATAGGGAAACCAGCTTAGTTATCGATGCAGAGAGGGAGTTTTCTAAGATATTTGGTGGAGGGTGTACTACTCCTATGGGGTGCCATGCAACTATAGATGGAGAGAGTATCAAGATACAGGGGATGTATTTCCATGGAGATAAGATCTATAAAGATGAGATAACTGGAGACAAAAAGAATGGAAAAGAACTGGCT